The proteins below come from a single Catenulispora sp. EB89 genomic window:
- a CDS encoding NAD(P)/FAD-dependent oxidoreductase: protein MTVRSPSHRHHSDADVIVVGAGVAGLHAAGRLHEAGLDVLVVEASDRVGGRAGTERVSGFVVDKGFHLVNSVEHGENAKLELGCFAPGVDLQLDGKRIRYGDRAGSDGAVHAGTVLRTPLGSPAERRRQSGWLLRVAQSRPETILAGPERSAAELVAEVGLSRRVVDGFLRPYLEAFAAEPDPALPVSGRAMELALRQLVRGRWCLPAPGIAAIPQRLAERLPAGAVRLETEVLMVYANGVVTADEVLRSSAVVVATDPATAVELLPGLHEPQLRSVTSFHHATVLPPPRSEPAVLVDADPRSPVARTAAVSQAVPGRSPDGRTLVSTNVVGHTGTRTSELESEVRARLSELYSAADDRWECVAVHHFPYAVPAMTSPHNFRRPVRLIHGLYVCGDHRGTAGIDGAMESGQRAARSVLADLGISFRTGDLVTA from the coding sequence GTGACAGTGCGAAGTCCGAGCCACCGGCATCACTCGGACGCGGACGTGATCGTCGTCGGCGCCGGAGTGGCCGGATTGCACGCCGCGGGACGGCTGCACGAGGCGGGTTTGGACGTCCTGGTCGTCGAGGCTTCCGACCGGGTGGGGGGCAGGGCCGGGACCGAAAGGGTCTCCGGGTTCGTCGTCGACAAGGGGTTCCACCTGGTGAACTCCGTCGAGCACGGCGAGAACGCGAAGCTGGAGCTGGGCTGTTTCGCGCCCGGTGTGGACCTCCAGCTGGACGGCAAGCGCATCCGCTACGGCGACCGCGCCGGCAGCGACGGCGCGGTGCACGCGGGCACGGTCCTGCGCACGCCGCTGGGCTCGCCGGCCGAGCGCCGCCGGCAGTCCGGCTGGCTGCTGCGGGTGGCGCAGAGCCGTCCGGAGACCATCCTGGCCGGCCCGGAGCGGTCCGCGGCGGAGCTGGTCGCCGAAGTGGGGCTGTCGCGGCGGGTGGTGGACGGCTTCCTGCGGCCGTATCTGGAGGCGTTCGCCGCCGAGCCCGATCCGGCGCTGCCGGTGTCCGGCCGGGCGATGGAGCTGGCGCTGCGGCAGCTGGTGCGCGGCCGGTGGTGCCTGCCCGCGCCGGGGATAGCGGCGATACCGCAGCGGCTGGCCGAGCGGCTGCCGGCCGGGGCGGTACGGCTGGAGACCGAGGTCCTGATGGTGTACGCGAACGGGGTGGTCACCGCCGACGAGGTGCTGCGCAGTTCGGCGGTGGTGGTGGCGACGGACCCGGCCACGGCGGTGGAGCTGCTGCCGGGGCTGCACGAACCGCAGCTGCGCTCGGTCACCTCCTTCCACCACGCGACCGTGCTGCCGCCGCCGCGCTCGGAGCCGGCAGTCCTGGTCGACGCCGACCCGCGCTCGCCGGTGGCGCGCACGGCGGCGGTCAGCCAGGCCGTGCCGGGCCGCAGCCCGGACGGCCGGACGCTGGTCTCCACGAACGTGGTCGGGCACACCGGGACCCGCACCTCCGAACTCGAAAGCGAGGTGCGGGCCCGGCTCAGCGAGCTGTACTCGGCCGCCGACGACCGGTGGGAGTGCGTGGCGGTGCACCACTTCCCGTACGCGGTGCCGGCGATGACCTCGCCGCACAACTTCCGGCGGCCGGTACGGCTGATCCACGGCCTGTACGTGTGCGGGGACCACCGCGGGACCGCCGGGATCGACGGGGCGATGGAGTCGGGACAGCGCGCCGCGCGGTCCGTGTTGGCTGATCTCGGGATTTCGTTTCGTACCGGGGACCTGGTGACCGCCTGA
- a CDS encoding NAD(P)-dependent oxidoreductase, which produces MANIIVFGAGGRAGRPTVAEAARRGHTVTAVVRDPAKYQDLAAGGVTVVAGDVTDAASVAALAKGHDVAVNTAAAMDQGHFVAAARALVEGLGTAGVRRLVAVGIGGALEVAPGVPAYDSDGLPEEARAFSRSHAAQLPLLQASNLDWVVLAPPLVFLDEGPGTGGYRLGDTQAIPGAATFAYADLALALVDEATAPTRSREMAAVA; this is translated from the coding sequence ATGGCGAACATCATCGTTTTCGGAGCCGGCGGTCGCGCCGGACGGCCCACGGTGGCCGAGGCGGCGCGGCGCGGGCACACGGTCACGGCCGTCGTGCGCGACCCGGCCAAGTACCAGGACCTCGCGGCAGGCGGCGTGACCGTCGTCGCCGGCGACGTCACCGACGCCGCGAGCGTCGCCGCCCTCGCGAAGGGCCACGACGTCGCGGTCAACACCGCCGCGGCCATGGACCAGGGCCACTTCGTGGCCGCCGCCCGCGCGCTGGTCGAAGGACTCGGCACGGCCGGAGTCCGGAGGCTGGTCGCGGTCGGCATCGGCGGCGCGCTCGAAGTGGCGCCGGGGGTGCCGGCCTACGACAGCGACGGTCTTCCCGAGGAGGCCCGGGCCTTCTCCCGCAGCCACGCCGCGCAGCTTCCCCTGTTGCAGGCCTCGAACCTGGACTGGGTGGTCCTGGCCCCGCCGCTGGTGTTCCTCGACGAGGGCCCCGGCACCGGCGGCTACCGGCTCGGCGACACCCAGGCGATCCCCGGCGCCGCCACGTTCGCGTACGCCGACCTGGCGCTCGCGCTCGTCGACGAGGCCACGGCGCCGACCCGCTCGCGCGAGATGGCCGCCGTGGCCTGA
- a CDS encoding winged helix-turn-helix transcriptional regulator, giving the protein MFDAACPSAESPFRIADKWGGMVVLCLEAGPRRFTELRAPLRRVAPKVLTETLRSLERDGFITRTVFDENPPHVEYELTPLGRSLLPAIAACREWGFANLENLREARDRYDG; this is encoded by the coding sequence ATGTTCGACGCCGCCTGCCCCTCGGCCGAGTCCCCGTTCCGGATCGCCGACAAGTGGGGCGGCATGGTCGTGCTCTGCCTGGAGGCGGGGCCGCGCCGCTTCACGGAACTGCGGGCGCCGCTGCGGCGGGTCGCGCCGAAGGTGCTCACCGAGACGCTGCGCTCGCTGGAACGCGACGGGTTCATCACCCGCACGGTGTTCGACGAGAACCCGCCGCACGTCGAGTACGAGCTCACGCCGCTCGGGCGCAGCCTGCTGCCGGCGATCGCGGCGTGCCGCGAGTGGGGGTTCGCGAACCTGGAGAACCTGCGCGAGGCGCGGGACCGGTACGACGGATAG
- a CDS encoding FAD-binding oxidoreductase yields the protein MSEPELSALRDAVRGEVLLPGDDGFDAAHKPWNLAVAQDVRAVVTAADADDVAALVRYANQAGVPIAVQPTGHGASGTAAGAVLLRTGRLDELSVDPEARTARIGAGVKSGAVNVAAAAHGLVAKPGSSPTVSVAGYTLGGGVGFFARKYGMSSDHVIEFEVVDASGEHQKANADENPDLFHALAGGGGDFAIVTALTVRLHEEAELFGGTMFWPDARAAELFAAFRAVTATAPEELSVWISRAQFPGGAPAMVAVTAAYLGSENDARALLKPFDAVDGALSGEWKALPFEEIAAITNDPVDPAPSVSRSELLGRFDADVVATLLAEPVAPLLAVQVRHLGGALTGARPGPRGPVAEEYLVYLLGLAITPDGGAAVAARQAELVAALGDAVTGTKLATFLGPTDTFADTVSAAEAERLRAVKQTWDPQGRFVANFPVAE from the coding sequence ATGTCCGAGCCCGAGTTGTCAGCCCTGCGTGACGCCGTCCGCGGCGAGGTCCTGCTGCCCGGCGACGACGGCTTCGACGCCGCGCACAAGCCCTGGAACCTGGCCGTCGCCCAGGACGTGCGCGCGGTGGTGACCGCCGCCGACGCCGACGACGTGGCCGCCCTGGTCCGGTACGCGAACCAGGCCGGCGTGCCGATCGCCGTCCAGCCCACCGGCCACGGCGCCTCCGGCACGGCGGCCGGCGCCGTCCTGCTGCGTACCGGACGCCTGGACGAGCTGAGCGTGGACCCCGAGGCGCGCACCGCGCGGATCGGCGCCGGAGTGAAGTCCGGCGCCGTCAACGTCGCGGCCGCCGCGCACGGCCTGGTCGCCAAGCCCGGCAGCTCGCCGACCGTGTCCGTGGCCGGATACACGCTCGGCGGCGGCGTCGGCTTCTTCGCCCGCAAGTACGGCATGTCCTCGGACCACGTGATCGAGTTCGAGGTCGTGGACGCCTCGGGCGAGCATCAGAAAGCGAATGCCGACGAGAACCCCGACCTGTTCCACGCGCTGGCCGGCGGCGGCGGCGACTTCGCGATCGTGACCGCGCTGACCGTCCGGCTGCACGAGGAGGCCGAGCTGTTCGGCGGCACGATGTTCTGGCCGGACGCCCGCGCCGCCGAGTTGTTCGCCGCCTTCCGTGCGGTCACGGCTACTGCGCCGGAGGAGCTGAGCGTCTGGATCTCGCGGGCGCAGTTCCCGGGCGGCGCCCCGGCGATGGTGGCGGTGACGGCGGCGTATCTGGGCTCGGAGAATGACGCCCGCGCGCTGCTGAAGCCCTTCGACGCCGTCGACGGCGCGCTGTCGGGGGAGTGGAAGGCATTGCCGTTCGAGGAGATCGCCGCCATCACCAACGACCCGGTCGACCCCGCCCCGAGCGTGTCGCGCAGCGAGCTGCTCGGCCGCTTCGACGCCGATGTGGTCGCGACGCTGCTTGCCGAGCCGGTCGCCCCGCTGCTGGCGGTCCAGGTGCGGCACCTCGGCGGCGCGCTGACCGGCGCCCGCCCCGGACCGCGCGGCCCGGTCGCGGAGGAGTACCTGGTCTACCTGCTGGGGCTGGCGATCACGCCGGACGGCGGCGCCGCCGTGGCGGCCAGGCAGGCGGAGCTGGTCGCGGCCCTCGGCGACGCGGTGACTGGCACGAAGCTGGCGACGTTCCTGGGGCCGACGGACACCTTCGCCGACACGGTGTCGGCCGCCGAGGCGGAGCGGCTGCGCGCGGTGAAGCAGACCTGGGACCCGCAGGGGCGGTTCGTGGCGAACTTCCCAGTGGCGGAGTAG
- a CDS encoding NAD-dependent epimerase/dehydratase family protein has protein sequence MALHVIVGAGPVGTATAKVLAERGEQVRVVTRSGSGPEHANIERVATDATDADRLSALAEGAAALYNCASPAYHQWFADWPPLAAALLTAAERSGAVLTVANNLYGYGPVTGPIGPDTPLAATHPKLKLRADMYRDALARHQAGRIRMTEVRASDYIEANSILSYLLAKPLDNGKRAYVPAPLNVKHSWTAIADVARLLALVSGDERAWGQAWLVPTTAPLTVRELSDRYVAARGLKPAKLTQLPYAVLWGAGLFDKMSKELRATRYQFAKPFVLDSTLTEKTFGLAPTPIDDVLRTIPASAA, from the coding sequence ATGGCACTGCACGTCATCGTGGGTGCGGGACCGGTCGGCACGGCCACCGCGAAGGTACTGGCCGAGCGCGGCGAGCAGGTGCGCGTGGTGACGCGCAGCGGCTCCGGCCCGGAGCACGCGAACATCGAGCGGGTGGCCACCGACGCCACCGACGCCGACCGGCTCAGCGCGCTGGCCGAGGGCGCCGCGGCGCTCTACAACTGCGCGAGCCCGGCCTACCACCAGTGGTTCGCCGACTGGCCGCCGCTTGCCGCGGCCCTGCTGACCGCCGCCGAGCGCAGCGGCGCGGTGCTCACCGTCGCCAACAACCTCTACGGCTACGGCCCGGTGACCGGCCCGATCGGCCCCGACACCCCGCTGGCCGCGACCCACCCGAAGCTGAAGCTGCGCGCCGACATGTACCGCGACGCGCTGGCCCGGCACCAGGCCGGCCGGATCCGGATGACCGAGGTCCGGGCCAGCGACTACATCGAGGCCAACTCGATCCTGTCCTACCTGCTGGCCAAGCCGCTGGACAACGGCAAGCGCGCCTACGTGCCGGCGCCGCTGAACGTCAAGCACAGCTGGACCGCGATCGCCGACGTGGCGCGGCTGCTGGCCCTGGTCTCCGGCGACGAGCGGGCCTGGGGCCAGGCCTGGCTGGTACCGACCACCGCGCCGCTGACCGTGCGCGAGCTGTCCGACCGCTACGTCGCCGCCCGCGGCCTGAAGCCGGCGAAGCTGACCCAGCTGCCCTACGCGGTTCTGTGGGGCGCAGGCCTGTTCGACAAGATGTCGAAGGAGCTGCGGGCCACGCGCTACCAGTTCGCGAAGCCCTTCGTCCTCGACAGCACCCTGACCGAGAAGACCTTCGGCCTGGCGCCGACGCCGATCGACGACGTGCTGCGGACCATCCCGGCTTCCGCGGCGTGA
- a CDS encoding TetR/AcrR family transcriptional regulator: MNAAKDSGPARTPAKTPALSVRARVRAEMTGEIKKVALEHLTRDGAALSLRAVARDMGMVSSAIYRYFPSRDELLTALIIDAYTSLGEAVEKADGDVDRRDAYLSRWFAVCHTIRRWAIARPAEYALIYGSPIPGYLAPDETIEPGSWAMVAMARCVAEAEAAGKLDTSEGAGVFPATADATYAEELRTVAVGMGFNEDSHVIERVLSAITQVFGAVNFEVFGRLNRVFSERGEWFDRQVRELAVGMGLAPR, from the coding sequence ATGAACGCCGCAAAGGATTCGGGCCCCGCGCGGACCCCTGCGAAGACCCCGGCACTGTCAGTTCGCGCCCGGGTCCGCGCCGAGATGACCGGCGAGATCAAGAAGGTCGCGCTGGAGCACCTGACCCGGGACGGGGCCGCGCTGTCGCTGCGCGCCGTCGCCAGGGACATGGGGATGGTCTCGTCGGCCATCTACCGCTACTTCCCCAGCCGCGACGAGTTACTGACCGCGCTGATCATCGACGCGTACACCTCCCTGGGCGAGGCCGTGGAGAAGGCCGACGGGGACGTGGACCGCCGGGACGCGTACCTGTCACGCTGGTTCGCGGTCTGCCACACCATCCGCCGCTGGGCTATAGCCAGGCCGGCGGAGTACGCGCTCATCTACGGCAGCCCGATCCCCGGCTACCTGGCGCCGGACGAGACCATCGAGCCGGGGTCGTGGGCCATGGTGGCGATGGCGCGGTGCGTCGCGGAAGCCGAGGCTGCCGGGAAGCTCGACACTTCTGAGGGGGCCGGGGTGTTCCCCGCCACAGCGGACGCCACCTATGCGGAGGAGCTCCGTACCGTCGCGGTCGGCATGGGGTTCAACGAGGATTCGCACGTTATTGAGCGTGTCTTGAGTGCGATAACGCAGGTCTTCGGGGCGGTGAACTTCGAAGTGTTCGGACGGCTCAACAGAGTGTTCTCGGAGCGGGGCGAGTGGTTCGACCGGCAGGTGCGGGAGTTGGCCGTGGGGATGGGGTTGGCGCCGCGGTGA
- a CDS encoding phosphotransferase family protein: MAELTREQAAEMMREAVPGARVLAVERMDGGIETGAYEVVCADPLQNAVVKVYGKDDGWKLLKEIGVYRLLRENAIELLPKLLGGAGPNGLLGLPYLLMSKLPGTTVAAISGTLPEPELKDVYRQMGALLARIHTIGQEAYGYLTTEILDPQPTNEAQMQATLKRVSQSYLDTTGDRELYEAAHKYVGERAELFSLCRGPVLLHNDFHEGNVIVTQTPDGPVLSGLIDVENAMAGDPIADLSKTHSYSVGDNRAKLDGLFEGYGEVPIEWERRFRLFQVIHSFELWDFFCGIGVQDKLDPIAEEIRVLITAG, from the coding sequence GTGGCTGAGCTGACCCGGGAACAGGCTGCTGAGATGATGCGGGAAGCGGTCCCCGGTGCGCGGGTCCTTGCCGTGGAGCGGATGGACGGCGGCATCGAGACCGGTGCCTATGAGGTCGTCTGCGCAGACCCTCTACAGAACGCTGTAGTGAAGGTCTACGGAAAAGACGACGGATGGAAACTCCTCAAAGAGATCGGCGTCTACCGTCTCCTGCGCGAGAACGCTATAGAGCTGCTGCCGAAGCTCCTCGGAGGGGCCGGTCCGAACGGACTTCTCGGCCTGCCGTACTTGCTGATGAGCAAACTGCCCGGGACCACGGTCGCGGCGATCAGCGGCACCCTCCCCGAGCCCGAACTCAAGGACGTCTACCGCCAGATGGGAGCACTCCTGGCACGGATCCACACGATCGGACAGGAGGCCTACGGCTACCTCACCACGGAAATCCTCGATCCCCAGCCGACCAACGAAGCCCAGATGCAGGCAACGCTTAAGCGCGTTTCACAGAGCTATCTGGACACCACCGGCGATCGAGAACTCTATGAGGCGGCGCACAAGTACGTCGGCGAGCGCGCAGAGCTGTTCTCCCTCTGTAGAGGGCCGGTACTTCTCCACAACGACTTCCACGAGGGGAACGTCATAGTGACGCAGACCCCCGACGGCCCGGTCCTCAGCGGCCTGATCGACGTGGAGAACGCCATGGCCGGGGATCCCATAGCGGACCTCTCCAAGACCCACAGCTACTCCGTCGGCGACAACCGCGCGAAGCTCGACGGACTCTTTGAGGGCTACGGCGAAGTCCCGATCGAATGGGAGCGCAGGTTCCGTCTGTTCCAGGTGATCCACAGCTTCGAGCTCTGGGACTTCTTCTGCGGCATCGGCGTCCAGGACAAGCTGGACCCCATCGCCGAAGAGATACGCGTCCTCATCACCGCCGGCTGA
- a CDS encoding MarR family winged helix-turn-helix transcriptional regulator produces MGDEPRWLSDQEMKAWTGFLAATALVERRIDHQLREDAGLSHTQYEILVRLSAAPEGSLRMTELAEALLNSKSGLTYQMTQLEKAGLTERRSCPTDVRGVFAVLTEAGRKKLEQAAPGHVAVVREALIDVLTPEQLTVLADGLGEVSRRLRE; encoded by the coding sequence ATGGGTGACGAACCGCGGTGGCTGTCCGATCAGGAGATGAAGGCCTGGACGGGCTTCTTGGCCGCGACCGCGCTGGTGGAGCGGCGGATCGATCACCAGCTGCGGGAGGACGCCGGGCTGTCGCACACGCAGTACGAGATCCTGGTGCGGCTCTCCGCCGCCCCTGAGGGTTCGCTGCGCATGACCGAGCTCGCCGAGGCGCTGCTGAACTCCAAGAGCGGGCTGACGTACCAGATGACCCAGCTGGAGAAGGCCGGGCTGACCGAGCGCCGGTCGTGCCCGACGGACGTGCGCGGGGTTTTCGCCGTCCTCACGGAGGCCGGACGGAAGAAGCTGGAGCAGGCCGCGCCCGGACACGTGGCGGTGGTACGTGAGGCACTGATCGACGTGTTGACCCCCGAGCAGCTCACGGTGCTCGCGGACGGTCTCGGAGAGGTCTCCCGGCGGCTGCGGGAATAG
- the ribA gene encoding GTP cyclohydrolase II: MNETPEASIRTRVRVPLRFGDGYSVDAELVTFHGLVDGGEHLAIVLGEPGRTPLVRMHSECLTGDVFGSARCDCGPQLRESVERIAEAGGYLLYLRQEGRGIGLYNKLDAYALQDSGLDTYQANVALGLPEDARDYTVAAQMLTALGVDSVHLLSNNPDKEAQLAGLDVTVAERVPTGAHATAQNLRYLRAKVEHTRHSIVLDDVLSVA; the protein is encoded by the coding sequence ATGAACGAGACACCCGAGGCATCTATCCGTACCCGCGTGCGCGTGCCGCTCCGGTTCGGTGACGGCTACAGCGTGGACGCCGAGCTGGTGACGTTCCACGGCCTGGTCGACGGCGGCGAGCACCTGGCCATCGTGCTCGGCGAACCGGGCCGCACGCCCCTGGTGCGGATGCACTCGGAGTGCCTGACCGGCGACGTGTTCGGCTCCGCGCGCTGCGACTGCGGGCCGCAGTTACGCGAGTCCGTCGAGCGCATCGCCGAGGCCGGCGGCTACCTGCTGTACCTGCGGCAGGAGGGGCGCGGGATAGGGCTGTACAACAAGCTCGACGCGTACGCGCTGCAGGACTCCGGGCTGGACACGTACCAGGCCAACGTCGCACTGGGGCTGCCGGAGGACGCGCGGGACTACACCGTCGCCGCGCAGATGCTGACGGCGCTCGGCGTGGACAGCGTGCACCTGCTGTCGAACAACCCGGACAAGGAGGCGCAGCTGGCCGGGCTGGACGTGACGGTCGCCGAGCGCGTCCCGACCGGTGCGCACGCCACCGCCCAGAACCTGCGCTACCTCCGGGCCAAGGTCGAGCACACGCGGCACAGCATCGTGCTGGACGACGTGCTGTCCGTGGCCTGA
- a CDS encoding dioxygenase, which produces MSTETSTPPASPSSPSADRMPAIYLSHGAPPLADDPLWPDQLAAWSADLPKPKAVLMVSAHWEEAPLALGATTTIPLVYDFWGFPQHYYEVQYRAPGAPALAESVRKLLHAPGLEVQDEPTRGLDHGAYVPLVEMYPEADVPVLQVSMPTLEPEKLMAIGRRLAPLRDEGVLIVGSGFFTHNLRALSQEGKVHSVMSEFDDWGKRALDAGDVDALLDFENKAPAGKLAHPRTEHFAPLFVTLGAAEAELGSQRTVIDGFWMGLAKRSVQVG; this is translated from the coding sequence ATGAGCACCGAGACGAGCACACCCCCTGCGTCCCCGTCGTCCCCATCCGCCGACCGCATGCCCGCGATCTACCTCAGCCACGGCGCGCCGCCGCTGGCCGACGACCCGCTGTGGCCGGACCAGCTCGCGGCCTGGTCGGCGGACCTCCCGAAGCCGAAGGCCGTGCTGATGGTGTCGGCGCACTGGGAGGAGGCGCCGCTGGCCCTCGGCGCCACCACGACGATCCCCCTGGTCTACGACTTCTGGGGCTTCCCACAGCACTACTACGAGGTCCAGTACCGAGCGCCGGGCGCACCGGCGCTGGCCGAGTCGGTCCGCAAGCTGCTGCACGCCCCGGGCCTGGAGGTCCAGGACGAGCCGACGCGCGGCCTCGACCACGGGGCGTACGTCCCGCTGGTGGAGATGTACCCGGAGGCGGACGTCCCGGTACTCCAGGTGTCGATGCCGACACTGGAGCCGGAGAAGCTGATGGCCATCGGCCGCCGCCTGGCGCCGCTGCGGGACGAGGGCGTCCTGATCGTCGGCAGCGGCTTCTTCACGCACAACCTGCGGGCACTGAGCCAGGAGGGCAAGGTGCACTCGGTGATGTCGGAGTTCGACGACTGGGGCAAGCGCGCGCTGGACGCCGGAGACGTGGACGCGCTGCTGGACTTCGAGAACAAGGCCCCGGCCGGGAAGCTGGCGCACCCTCGGACGGAGCACTTCGCGCCGCTGTTCGTGACGCTGGGGGCGGCCGAGGCGGAGTTGGGGTCGCAGCGGACGGTTATCGACGGGTTTTGGATGGGGTTGGCCAAGCGGTCGGTGCAGGTCGGGTAG